A stretch of Hoplias malabaricus isolate fHopMal1 chromosome 10, fHopMal1.hap1, whole genome shotgun sequence DNA encodes these proteins:
- the aoc1 gene encoding amiloride-sensitive amine oxidase [copper-containing], translating into MWWTLVLVLASLATQTAASREREWAHHGASMFADLTPYEMRAVRDFLHSHHELGLVSAKNKSLKKNSILLIELHVPRKHEALRALDRGQAKPPRQARAVVQFANQAHPNITEYIVGPLPFPDSYQLKMFKGDRPIRFESRPISTVEYGFIDAILEKISKKVNKILYESTGFTLSNCTDRCLTYSDIAPRGLEPGERRTWLMLQKFVEGYFIHPVGFEILINHQDLDPEKWTVEKVWYNGQYFDSLDELVEKYELGTISKVKLPEHDEQDLYSTFIPRGRSNTQTNIHGPKLVEPQGPRYRVDGNFVEYAGWSFAFRVRSSAGLQIFDLRFNGERVAYEISLQEAIAFYSGDTPAAMQTKYIDAGWAMGTSDYELSPGIDCPEIATFVDLHHFYDTNKPVRYRNALCIFEMTTGLPLRRHFNSNFQGGYNFYAGLENHVLVIRTTSTVYNYDYIWDFHFYQNGVMESRVSATGYIHATFFTGNGLNYGTRVYNYVLGNLHTHLVHYKVDLDIAGRENSFESLELKYVNFTNPWSPKHTIKQSILHKSQYETERSAAFRFGKKFPRYLHFYNPNQKNKWGHQRGYRIQFNSHGHSVLPRGWREENGIPWSRYPLAVTRHKDSEASSSSIYAQNDPWEPVVSFEDYIRNNENIVNQDLVAWVTVGFLHIPHSEDIPNTATPGNSVGFFLRPFNFFNEDPSLSSRSTVIVRPDKEGKPKIQRWTPEVVGHCVSEKPFFYNGTYVGV; encoded by the exons ATGTGGTGGACTTTGGTGCTAGTCCTAGCTTCCCTAGCCACACAGACTGCTGCATCTAGAGAGCGGGAATGGGCTCATCATGGAGCCTCGATGTTTGCAGATCTCACTCCCTATGAGATGCGTGCTGTGAGAGACTTTCTCCACTCCCACCATGAGCTGGGCCTTGTTTCAGCCAAAAACAAGTCTCTCAAGAAGAACAGCATTCTCCTCATAGAGCTGCATGTGCCTCGAAAGCATGAGGCCCTCCGAGCGCTGGACAGAGGACAGGCCAAACCACCACGTCAGGCTCGTGCTGTGGTGCAATTTGCCAACCAGGCCCATCCCAATATAACGGAGTATATAGTTGGCCCTCTGCCTTTCCCAGATTCTTATCAGCTCAAAATGTTCAAAGGTGACCGGCCCATCCGATTTGAATCCCGCCCCATCTCTACTGTAGAGTACGGATTTATTGATGCCATCCTGGAGAAGATCTCAAAGAAAGTGAACAAGATTCTGTATGAGAGTACAGGCTTCACTTTGTCAAACTGCACTGATCGGTGCTTGACTTACTCAGACATAGCACCACGAGGGCTGGAACCGGGAGAGAGGCGAACATGGCTCATGCTGCAGAAGTTTGTGGAGGGATATTTCATACACCCAGTGGGGTTTGAAATTCTCATCAACCACCAAGACCTGGATCCGGAGAAGTGGACCGTGGAGAAAGTGTGGTATAATGGACAGTACTTTGACAGCCTGGATGAGCTGGTGGAGAAATACGAGTTGGGAACAATCTCCAAAGTCAAGCTGCCTGAACATGACGAGCAGGATCTATACTCTACCTTCATTCCTCGCGGCCGTagcaacacacagacaaacatccACGGGCCAAAGCTTGTGGAGCCTCAAGGCCCCAGATACAGAGTAGATGGAAACTTTGTGGAGTATGCAGGATGGTCCTTTGCATTTCGTGTTCGCTCATCTGCTGGCCTCCAGATATTTGACCTACGTTTCAACGGAGAGAGGGTTGCCTACGAGATTTCCCTGCAGGAAGCTATCGCCTTCTACTCTGGGGACACACCAGCTGCAATGCAAACAAAATACATAGATGCTGGCTGGGCCATGGGAACCTCTGATTATGAGCTCTCACCAGGTATTGACTGCCCTGAAATAGCCACCTTTGTGGACTTACACCACTTCTATGACACTAACAAGCCAGTGCGGTACAGGaatgcactatgtatctttgaAATGACTACAGGCCTACCTCTCAGGAGGCACTTCAATAGTAATTTCCAAGGTGGCTACAATTTCTATGCGGGACTTGAAAACCATGTTCTAGTGATTAGAACCACATCCACAGTCTACAACTACGACTACATCTGGGACTTCCACTTCTATCAGAATGGAGTAATGGAATCTCGTGTTAGTGCCACTGGGTACATTCATGCTACATTCTTCACAGGAAACGGACTGAACTATGGAACCAGGGTTTACAACTACGTTCTTggaaatttacacacacatcttGTCCATTACAAAGTAGACCTTGACATAGCAG GACGAGAAAACAGCTTTGAGTCACTTGAACTTAAATATGTGAACTTCACCAATCCATGGAGTCccaaacacaccatcaaacAATCCATCCTCCACAAGAGCCAATATGAAACAGAGCGCAGTGCTGCATTTCGTTTTGGCAAAAAGTTCCCTCgttatttacacttttacaaCCCCAATCAGAAGAACAAGTGGGGGCACCAGAGGGGTTACCGTATTCAGTTTAACTCACATGGCCACAGTGTTCTTCCCCGTGGCTGGAGAGAGGAGAATGGCATTCCATGGTCAAG ATATCCATTGGCTGTAACTAGACATAAAGACAGTGAGGCCAGCAGCAGTAGCATCTACGCCCAGAATGACCCATGGGAGCCTGTAGTGTCATTTGAGGACTACATCCGCAACAATGAAAACATTGTGAACCAG GATTTGGTTGCCTGGGTTACAGTTGGCTTCTTACATATTCCTCACTCTGAAGACATTCCCAACACAGCAACACCTGGAAACTCTGTGGGTTTCTTCCTTCGCCCCTTCAACTTCTTCAATGAGGACCCCTCGTTATCATCCCGTAGCACAGTCATCGTGAGACCAGACAAGGAGGGCAAACCAAAAATTCAGAGATGGACTCCAGAGGTTGTAGGTCACTGTGTTTCAGAGAAGCCTTTCTTCTACAATGGCACATATGTCGGTGTCTAA